A stretch of Equus caballus isolate H_3958 breed thoroughbred chromosome 11, TB-T2T, whole genome shotgun sequence DNA encodes these proteins:
- the MRPL10 gene encoding large ribosomal subunit protein uL10m, protein MAAAVVGTLRGVLLPQAGRLPTLQPVRCGSKAVTRHRRVMHFERQKLMALTEYIPPKPAVNPRCLPPPPRPPPEDTGLLRLLRREIAAVFRDNRMIAVCQNVALSAEDKLLMRHQLRKHKILMKVFPNQVLKPFLEDSKYQNLLPLFVGHNLLLVSEEPKVKEMVRILKGMPFLPLLGGCIDDTILSRQGFINYSKLPSLALVQGELVGGLSLLMTQTHSVLQHQPLQLTALLDQYVRQQHEVDSAVPASGQPDPPTPVPDS, encoded by the exons ATGGCTGCGGCCGTGGTTGGGACGCTGCGAGGGGTTCTCCTGCCCCAGGCGG GCCGGCTGCCCACACTCCAGCCTGTCCGCTGTGGCTCCAAGGCCGTTACCCGCCACCGTCGTGTGATGCACTTTGAGCGGCAGAAGCTGATGGCTCTGACTGAGTATATCCCCCCTAAACCGGCTGTCAACCCGAGATGCCTGCCGCCTCCTCCCAGGCCCCCCCCAGAg GACACCGGCCTTCTGCGGCTCCTCCGCCGGGAGATAGCAGCGGTTTTCCGAGACAACCGAATGATAGCTGTCTGCCAGAATGTGGCTCTGAGTGCAGAGGACAAGCTTCTTATGCGGCACCAGCTGCGGAAACACAAGATCTTGATGAAGGTCTTCCCCAACCAG GTCCTGAAGCCCTTCCTGGAGGATTCCAAGTACCAAAACCTGCTGCCCCTTTTCGTGGGGCACAACCTGCTACTGGTCAGTGAAGAGCCCAAAGTCAAGGAGATGGTGCGAATCTTGAAGGGTATGCCTTTCCTGCCACTGCTAG GTGGCTGCATTGACGACACCATCCTCAGCAGGCAGGGCTTCATCAACTACTCCAAGcttcccagcctggccctggtGCAGGGGGAGCTGGTGGGAGGGCTCTCCCTCCTCATGACCCAGACCCACTCCGTGCTTCAGCACCAGCCCCTCCAGCTGACTGCCCTGTTGGATCAGTACGTCAGACAGCAACACGAAGTGGACTCCGCCGTGCCAGCCAGTGGGCAGCCCGATCCTCCCACCCCTGTTCCGGACTCGTAG